The Listeria monocytogenes genome window below encodes:
- a CDS encoding HesB/YadR/YfhF family protein, translating to MNIEVTDQANKWFHDEFDVANGNGIRLFAKYGGSNSSLHPGFSIGLTAEKPQEAAVAEKKEDLIFFIEDHDYWYFKDHDWKIDYEPKTEEVLFSFKEKVK from the coding sequence ATGAATATCGAGGTAACGGACCAAGCAAATAAATGGTTTCATGATGAGTTTGATGTAGCTAATGGTAATGGAATTCGACTTTTTGCGAAATATGGTGGTTCTAACAGTTCCTTGCATCCTGGTTTCTCTATCGGTTTAACTGCCGAAAAACCGCAAGAAGCAGCAGTGGCTGAGAAAAAAGAAGACTTAATTTTCTTCATTGAAGACCATGATTATTGGTATTTCAAAGACCACGACTGGAAAATTGACTATGAACCAAAAACGGAAGAAGTACTTTTTTCCTTTAAA